A genomic window from Desulfonatronovibrio magnus includes:
- the fba gene encoding class II fructose-1,6-bisphosphate aldolase: protein MPLTSPKEMFDRAYDGKYAIGAFNVNNMEIIQGIIKAAEEEQSPLILQVSAGARKYAGQGYIIKLMEAALEEADLPIVLHLDHGQTFEICKEVIDGGFTSVMIDGSHLSFEENIALTKQVVEYAHDKNVWVEAELGRLAGVEDEVSSEENVYTVPDEAAEFVERTGCDSLAIAIGTSHGAYKFKGEPKLDFDRLETISSMLPRYPLVLHGASSVLPEFVAMANEYGGQVADAKGVPEDFLRKAATMGVCKINIDTDIRLAMTAVIRKFFKENPQEFDPRSYLKPARQAVKDMVQHKIKTVLGSSNKI from the coding sequence ATGCCCTTGACGTCACCCAAAGAAATGTTTGATCGGGCGTATGATGGTAAATATGCCATCGGCGCATTCAACGTCAACAATATGGAAATTATTCAGGGAATCATCAAAGCAGCTGAAGAAGAGCAATCACCATTGATTCTGCAGGTCTCTGCCGGTGCAAGAAAGTATGCCGGCCAGGGATACATTATTAAACTCATGGAAGCAGCTCTTGAGGAAGCTGATCTGCCTATTGTCCTGCACTTAGACCATGGACAGACCTTTGAAATCTGCAAGGAAGTTATTGACGGGGGCTTTACCTCAGTCATGATTGACGGTTCTCATCTGTCTTTTGAGGAGAATATTGCGCTGACTAAGCAGGTTGTGGAATATGCCCATGATAAAAATGTATGGGTTGAAGCTGAACTTGGAAGGCTTGCAGGTGTAGAGGATGAAGTAAGTTCTGAAGAAAATGTCTATACAGTGCCTGATGAAGCAGCGGAATTTGTTGAACGTACGGGCTGCGATTCTCTCGCTATTGCCATTGGCACAAGCCATGGAGCGTACAAGTTCAAAGGAGAGCCAAAGCTTGATTTCGACCGTCTGGAAACAATATCCTCCATGTTGCCGAGATATCCCTTAGTTCTTCATGGTGCTTCTTCGGTTTTGCCGGAATTTGTTGCCATGGCCAATGAATACGGCGGACAGGTTGCTGATGCCAAGGGAGTGCCAGAAGATTTTCTGCGCAAGGCTGCAACCATGGGTGTGTGTAAAATAAATATTGACACAGATATTCGTCTGGCCATGACTGCTGTTATTCGCAAATTTTTCAAGGAAAATCCACAGGAATTTGATCCACGAAGCTATCTTAAACCCGCCCGCCAGGCAGTCAAGGATATGGTGCAGCACAAAATCAAAACTGTTCTTGGATCATCAAACAAGATATAA
- the gap gene encoding type I glyceraldehyde-3-phosphate dehydrogenase, with amino-acid sequence MAIKVGMNGFGRIGRYMARLLAGNKEMELVAVNARADNEQLAHLLQFDSVHGTFSKEVSPTDNGFAVDGQEVQVTRKGPGEWVWKDLGVDMVLETTGKFTDRESCEKHLSCGGKKVLISAPGKNADATIVMGVNDSTLKADDRIVSNASCTTNCLAPAAKVLVDNFGFKHGLMTTIHAYTMSQRILDGTHKDIRRARAAAMSMIPTTTGAARAVSQVIPALEGKLDGMAVRVPTPNVSLVDLVAEVEKSTSAEDVNNALKAAAEGPMKGPLGYTVKPLVSIDYNGSIHGGVVDALSTTVMNGTMVKLIIWYDNEAGFCNQFLRLMEKVKANM; translated from the coding sequence ATGGCCATTAAGGTAGGTATGAACGGCTTTGGCAGAATCGGCAGGTATATGGCCAGGCTTCTGGCCGGAAATAAGGAAATGGAGCTTGTGGCAGTCAATGCCAGAGCAGATAATGAACAACTGGCTCATCTGCTGCAGTTTGATTCAGTCCATGGAACTTTTAGTAAGGAAGTCAGCCCCACAGACAACGGTTTTGCAGTGGACGGCCAGGAAGTTCAGGTGACCAGGAAAGGTCCTGGCGAGTGGGTTTGGAAAGATCTTGGTGTGGACATGGTTCTTGAAACAACAGGAAAGTTTACTGATCGCGAGAGCTGCGAGAAGCATTTAAGCTGCGGAGGCAAAAAGGTGCTTATCAGTGCTCCTGGTAAAAATGCTGATGCAACCATTGTCATGGGAGTAAATGATTCTACTCTCAAAGCAGATGATAGGATTGTTTCCAACGCGTCATGCACCACTAATTGTCTTGCCCCGGCAGCCAAGGTTCTGGTGGATAATTTTGGTTTCAAGCATGGTCTTATGACTACAATTCATGCTTATACCATGAGCCAGCGCATTCTGGACGGAACTCACAAGGATATCCGCCGGGCCAGGGCTGCGGCCATGTCCATGATCCCTACCACTACTGGAGCGGCGAGGGCAGTCAGTCAGGTAATTCCAGCCTTAGAAGGCAAGCTGGATGGAATGGCAGTAAGGGTTCCTACACCTAATGTATCGCTTGTTGATCTTGTGGCTGAAGTGGAAAAGAGCACCAGTGCAGAAGATGTGAACAATGCCCTCAAGGCTGCTGCCGAAGGTCCCATGAAAGGCCCTCTGGGGTATACTGTCAAGCCTCTGGTTTCCATTGATTACAATGGCAGCATTCACGGCGGTGTAGTTGATGCCCTTTCCACCACAGTTATGAATGGAACCATGGTCAAGCTTATAATCTGGTATGACAATGAGGCCGGTTTCTGCAATCAGTTTCTGAGGCTGATGGAAAAGGTCAAAGCCAATATGTAG
- the surE gene encoding 5'/3'-nucleotidase SurE — protein sequence MDILLTNDDGIHAVGIKALYRALTGAGHTVRVVAPVTEQSAVGHSVTIFSPVRVKEISEDGYKGMAVSGTPVDCVKWAMNAYLDKMPDLVVSGINNGANVGIDVLYSGTVSAATESALAGIPSLAVSIDDFRPTDLSAQAAWTAELLLKFPWDRLPAQNVLNLNFPSCALSSVKGVKVCPQTNVVYCDYYNCRKDPRGRPYYWLGGEIPMEKVDPGADRALLSKDYITLTPLRFELTNFAAMNELQELVQSISMS from the coding sequence ATGGACATTCTCCTGACAAATGATGACGGCATACATGCTGTAGGCATCAAGGCCCTTTACCGGGCGTTGACAGGGGCCGGGCACACTGTTCGTGTGGTGGCCCCTGTCACTGAACAGAGCGCTGTAGGTCACTCAGTGACAATTTTCTCTCCTGTGAGAGTTAAGGAAATCTCTGAGGATGGATACAAGGGCATGGCAGTGAGCGGAACTCCTGTGGACTGCGTAAAATGGGCCATGAATGCCTATCTTGATAAAATGCCTGATCTTGTGGTGTCCGGCATCAACAACGGGGCCAATGTGGGTATTGATGTTCTTTATTCAGGAACTGTGTCCGCAGCAACTGAAAGCGCTCTTGCTGGAATTCCTTCTCTTGCAGTATCCATAGATGATTTCAGGCCGACAGATCTGAGCGCCCAGGCAGCCTGGACTGCTGAACTGCTCTTGAAATTTCCATGGGACAGGCTTCCGGCGCAAAATGTTCTGAACCTGAATTTTCCAAGTTGTGCGTTGAGTAGCGTCAAAGGTGTCAAGGTCTGCCCTCAGACCAATGTTGTCTATTGTGATTATTATAATTGCCGCAAGGATCCGCGAGGCAGACCATACTACTGGCTGGGCGGGGAAATTCCCATGGAAAAGGTTGATCCTGGAGCTGATCGGGCACTGCTTAGCAAGGATTATATCACTTTAACTCCTCTTAGATTTGAACTTACCAACTTTGCTGCCATGAATGAGTTGCAAGAACTTGTTCAATCGATTAGTATGTCTTAA